A stretch of Mya arenaria isolate MELC-2E11 chromosome 14, ASM2691426v1 DNA encodes these proteins:
- the LOC128217623 gene encoding sentrin-specific protease 8-like, with protein sequence MAAEDKNPIVLNFNDSLLHKSDVDLLIGPHWINDQLLNFCFEYYEKEQFSHSADKLALLNADVVQFVKLAQDNDIGNFLAPLNLPSKQFVFLPVNDNQVVNQTGGNHWSLLVYIRNKQEFRHYDSLEGRNQEIARTLAYKIQPYVQAPRGRMKVLEVESPRQTNGYDCGMFVIAVAEHLCKELCEGYTIPLNDLVNPESVSKKRSQVKELIYNVAEEFGT encoded by the exons ATGGCTGCTGAAGATAAAAATCCAATAGTTCTCAACTTTAATGACAGCTTATTGCACAAGTCTGACGTTGATTTGCTGATCGGTCCACATTGGATAAATGACCAATTACTTAACTTTTGTTTTGA GTACTATGAAAAGGAACAGTTTAGTCATTCAGCAGACAAGTTGGCACTTCTCAACGCTGATGTTGTGCAGTTTGTCAAGTTAGCACAAG ATAACGACATTGGAAATTTTCTGGCTCCACTCAATCTTCCATCCAAACAGTTTGTATTCCTCCCAGTGAATGATAATCAGGTGGTCAACCAGACAGGGGGAAATCATTG GAGTTTACTAGTGTATATCAGGAATAAGCAAGAGTTTCGCCACTACGACTCTTTAGAAGGTAGAAATCAGGAAATAGCAAGAACGCTTGCATACAAAATACAACCATATGTTCAAG CACCGAGAGGTAGAATGAAGGTGTTGGAAGTGGAAAGTCCGAGACAAACAAACG GTTACGATTGTGGAATGTTCGTTATCGCAGTTGCGGAACATTTGTGTAAAGAACTTTGTGAAGGTTACACAATACCTTTAAATGACCTTGTGAACCCTGAATCTGTGTCAAAGAAACGCTCGCAAGTTAAAgaacttatttacaatgttgCCGAAGAGTTCGGTACTTAA
- the LOC128218281 gene encoding microfibril-associated glycoprotein 4-like → MLLLLSLLAVGSLGSIKCILLGDETALNVGDVVQYKDCDDILKSGKYQKPGAYLVYPNSSEPITVYCDFGLNIVTHVIMQQKYGLVSFNKSYKDYDSGFGNVSEGDFWIGLQNMTKYTNAGYNVLTLTMQDWSNQTKVVRYNNFRLGTAAEGYRLTIGGYHSANSDLPDNLYHNNGARFATPDKPDTQNCATNQGGGWWYNYCTFTLPTGHYYSGGSYTPPASYYNGIYYKDWHGFAYSLKYIKMELSTA, encoded by the exons ATGCTATTGTTGCTATCATTGCTGGCTGTGGGAAGCCTTGGGTCTATAAAGTGCATATTATTAGGTGATGAAACTGCCCTGAACGTTGGTGATGTTGTTCAATATAAAG ACTGCGATGACATTCTAAAGAGTGGAAAGTACCAAAAGCCAGGGGCGTATCTTGTCTACCCCAACTCATCTGAACCAATCACT GTCTACTGCGACTTTGGTCTTAATATTGTCACGCACGTTATTATGCAGCAGAAGTACGGTCTCGTGTCCTTCAATAAGTCGTATAAGGATTACGACTCTGGTTTCGGCAATGTGAGCGAAGGTGATTTTTGGATTGGTCTGCAAAATATGACAAAGTACACTAATGCAG GTTACAACGTGCTGACACTGACGATGCAGGATTGGTCAAACCAAACCAAGGTTGTCCGCTATAATAACTTTCGCCTTGGCACAGCTGCCGAAGGGTACCGGCTCACTATCGGTGGATACCACTCTGCGAACTCTGACCTCCCAGATAATCTCTACCACAACAACGGCGCGCGTTTTGCGACGCCTGACAAACCGGACACTCAAAATTGTGCAACAAATCAGGGCGGAG GTTGGTGGTATAACTACTGCACGTTTACTCTGCCCACTGGTCACTACTATAGTGGCGGCAGCTACACACCACCAGCGAGCTATTAC